A segment of the Lolium perenne isolate Kyuss_39 chromosome 3, Kyuss_2.0, whole genome shotgun sequence genome:
AAGGTTACATGGAAGACAGTGAAACTGCCTAAGTAACCAAAGCAAGACTAGCAACCTACTAGTGAACCTAATACAAGCAAGTAAGGTAATTCAACAGAATACAACTGAAGCCTAATAAATCAAGCCTAGTCATACTTTACGCCAATGTTTATACACCTTTTGTGTTATCTGCAATTTCCAGCTGAAATTCAGTGGACCAGTTAAGATAAAATCTGTTCACATACCTGCATAAATTCGTAGCGCTCCCTTCCAATTGATTCATTCTCAGCAATGGCAAAATATGACAACATTGGATAGTGTCCAACATAGGATGCATAGCTGTCTCTTTGGATATTTACAGCCCATTCACTGTAGTACAAGAAAATGCTAATGGTTAATACCATACCAGCCGTGCAACAATAACAAAGTCCGAACAGCTAGTGTGCCATTACTTTTTTAATACAGACAAAAATGAGATGCTTACAATCTGGTCAGGTCAGCATGCCCTGTTCCAACATATTTGGCTTGAAGATGCTCAAGTTGAGAATTTATGTTGAACCTGTCGCTAGCCTTTAAAATACTGAATCATGTTAGAACTTAAAGGAGTTCCAGTCAAAATGTAGAATTACTTTAAGATGTATACAATAGCAGGACAAAACCACTAATACTTGAACCTAACCACCAATACCAAAACAAAAAGGTAAATCCAACAACAAATGTTTAGATATATAAAGATCAGGTAGAACATGTTTTTAGTTCAAGTTATATTAGATCAATTCCGTTAGCAGACAAGAATAAATCACCAACTATAACAAACCAAGAAATAAACTGCACAAAAAGTAAGTTATCTTTCACAAGAAATTTTTGCGGGGTATAAATATCCAATAGGCTCGCCACTCAACTAAATAATAAATAATAGATGCTTTGtggcaaaaaaaaaattatacgGAGTAATAAAAAATTCCTATTCGTCTATGTAAAATGGCAATTGAATACTTTGGGCAGAATCAGCAATACAGAGAGTTCTGATCAGGGATTACTGAGTACTGACCTGCATGGTGGCTGATGGGTGTTATCCTGACCTGTGAAGACTGAGGAGGGACCAATAATCTCGCAAACGTTCACCCAGTTCTACAGAAGTGCAGAAGACACAGAGGTATGTCATCATCCAAAAACAGCTCAAGGAGGCACTCCCAATTTTTTTAGTGAGATTTGTGATGAAAAAACCCACAGAAGTATATTAGAAACTTCCATGACTGAACCCTAGGCAGAAAATGTACTGTATTGCAGTAAGAGCAGATGAGACATGAGGGGGGGTCTACATTATTGCTTTTCATCAGCCGAGAACAATCTAGTTTATTGCCAACAACGAATTTTCCTACAGCGCAGCGAACTTTAACAACCTCTGAAATTTACAAAGAAAGTTTCCCGGTGAAAATGGCAGGCAGCTAAATTAGATCTGCAGTCAAGCACGAATTCGCAGCTCCGCAGGGGCGGGCGGATCTAGGCGCTGCGCCGGCGGTCCGTGTGTGCCCGAGAAATACAGGTCGGTGGGATCTGACTATGAGAATCGCTGGATGAAAAAGGCCATACCTCGAAAACCAATGGCCAACGATTGCGGCGGCGCGGTGAGGAAGGACCGGGGACGggaacggcggtggcggcggcggcgcgcgtggGAGGCGGATGAGGGGTTGAGTGTTGAAGTGCGCGGTGAAGGTCGGAATTTTTGGGAGGTGGAGCGGAGGGGCGACGCGGTGGTCGGCTGGAACCGCGCCGGAGAGTGAGGGGCTAGGGTTTTGACGGGCAGGACGGCGAGCTAAAAGTTTTACAGTAGATGAATTTTACAGAAAAATACAAGTGCAAGATCAAGAttacaaactttgaaattatatactccctccattccgagACCGACTTTTGTGAACCTGGATGTATGTGAACCCACTTTTTTAAAAGTGGGTTTGTGATGTTAAAACATGTTTCaaaaatcgaaacacaaaatgattgcAAAGATGATCTCAAACATGTGCCCAGGACATGAGTTTCGTTCTgaaaaaacattttattttgtctcggcaaaaaagtgaaattttacagggctata
Coding sequences within it:
- the LOC127340719 gene encoding uncharacterized protein At4g14342, producing the protein MQASDRFNINSQLEHLQAKYVGTGHADLTRFEWAVNIQRDSYASYVGHYPMLSYFAIAENESIGRERYEFMQKMLLPCGLPPERDED